The DNA region TGTATCCGCCATTAGAAGTACATTGGACGAAAATGGCTACGAAAATGTACCCATTATGTCCTATGCTGCGAAATATGCATCAAGTTTTTATGGTCCCTTCCGAGAAGCGGCGGAGTCCGCTCCTCAATTTGGTGATCGAAGATCCTACCAGATGGATCCACCCAATGCCTTGGAAGCGCTGCGCGAGGTTATGCTGGATATCGAGGAAGGTGCTGATATCGTGATGGTTAAACCCGCCCTCGCGTATATGGATATAATCCATAGAGTCAAACAGGAGTTCAATTATCCGGTGGCGGCTTATAACGTAAGTGGAGAATATTCCATGGTCAAAGCCGCTGCCATGAAGGGTTGGGTTGATGAGAAGACGATCGTCATGGAGATACTCACCGGAATTAAGAGAGCTGGCGCCGACATAATTTTGACTTATCATGCGAAGGATGTGGCCAGGTGGCTAAAATAAATAAAAAGCCGTTGAGGATGATCGCCTGGGAGGTAACCGGCGCCTGCAACTTAAAGTGCGTTCACTGCCGAGCTTCGGCTGTGGATAAACCCCTCCCCGATGAATTTTCCACTCAGGAAGCCCTTCAGTTCATCGATGAGATATGTGAATTCAGTCAACCAATCATCATTTTGACCGGCGGAGAGCCGCTACTCAGGGAGGACATTTTTGACATTGCTTGCCATGGTGTGCAGAAGGGTTTACGCATGGTGATGGGTACAAACGGTACGCTGATCACCAAGGATATCGCCAGAAGAATAAGTGATTCTGGCATTCAAAGGGTCGCCATAAGCTTGGAGAGTTCCACTCCTAAAATACACGATGAATTTCGCCGGGTGCCAGGATCCTTCGAGGCTG from Actinomycetota bacterium includes:
- a CDS encoding radical SAM protein; translated protein: MAKINKKPLRMIAWEVTGACNLKCVHCRASAVDKPLPDEFSTQEALQFIDEICEFSQPIIILTGGEPLLREDIFDIACHGVQKGLRMVMGTNGTLITKDIARRISDSGIQRVAISLESSTPKIHDEFRRVPGSFEAALEGIEHLKEARVDFQIAPTITKRNLNDLENILNLAV